A single region of the Canis lupus familiaris isolate Mischka breed German Shepherd chromosome 35, alternate assembly UU_Cfam_GSD_1.0, whole genome shotgun sequence genome encodes:
- the ZNF184 gene encoding zinc finger protein 184 gives MEDPSSPEPALLQAGHTLLASTSFQESVTFKDVIVDFTQEEWKQLDPFQRDLFRDVTLENYTHLVSIGLQVSKPDVISQLEQGTEPWIIEPGIPVGTFGDCETRPENSVSVPELDVSEEQPSDEAIVEKHKRDDPCSSNFLESWEYESIVEKQQANKQTLAREIKITENKIPTWERGPVTNDCEKSISVSSNLITQEKSPEETSTKTSVKQNINPVKKEKTCKCNECGKAFSYCSALIRHQRTHTGEKPYKCNECEKAFSRSENLINHQRIHTGDKPYKCDQCGKGFIEGPSLTQHQRIHTGEKPYKCDECGKAFSQRTHLVQHQRIHTGEKPYTCNECGKAFSQRGHFMEHQKIHTGEKPFKCDECDKTFTRSTHLTQHQKIHTGEKTYKCNECGKAFNGPSTFIRHHMIHTGEKPYECNECGKAFSQHSNLTQHQKTHTGEKPYDCAECGKSFSYWSSLAQHLKIHTGEKPYKCNECGKAFSYCSSLTQHRRIHTREKPFECSECGKAFSYLSNLNQHQKTHTQEKAYECKECGKAFIRSSSLAKHERIHTGEKPYQCHECGKTFSYGSSLIQHRKIHTGERPYKCNECGRAFNQNIHLTQHKRIHTGAKPYECAECGKAFRHCSSLAQHQKTHTEEKPYQCNKCEKAFSQSSHLTQHQRIHTGEKPYKCNECDKAFSRSTHLTEHQNTHTGEKPYNCNECRKTFSQSTYLIQHQRIHSGEKPFGCNDCGKAFRYRSALNKHQRLHPGI, from the exons GAATCAGTGACCTTCAAGGATGTGATCGTGGACTTTACCCAGGAAGAATGGAAACAGCTGGATCCCTTCCAGAGAGATTTGTTCAGGGATGTGACACTAGAAAATTATACCCACCTGGTCTCCATAG GACTCCAAGTTTCCAAACCTGATGTGATTTCCCAGTTAGAGCAAGGGACGGAGCCATGGATCATTGAACCTGGCATTCCAGTAGGTACTTTTGGAG actgTGAGACAAGACCAGAAAATAGCGTATCAGTCCCAGAGCTGGATGTTTCTGAAGAGCAGCCATCTGACGAGGCAATTGTGGAAAAACACAAGAGGGATGATCCTTGCAGTTCTAACTTTTTAGAAAGTTGGGAGTATGAGAGCATTGTAGAGAAGCAGCAGGCAAACAAACAGACCctggcaagagaaataaaaataactgaaaataaaatacctacCTGGGAGAGAGGCCCTGTAACTAATGACTGTGAGAAAAGCATCAGTGTGAGTTCAAACCTTATAACACAAGAAAAATCTCCAGAAGAGACCTCTACCAAAACAAGTGTCAAACAGAATATAAATCcagttaaaaaagagaaaacttgtaAGTGCAacgaatgtgggaaagcctttagctACTGTTCAGCTCTTATTCGCCATCAGAGAACAcatactggagagaagccctacAAATGTAACGAATGTGAAAAAGCCTTCAGTCGGAGTGAGAACCTTATAAACCATcaaagaattcatactggagataAACCATATAAGTGCGATCAGTGTGGGAAAGGCTTCATTGAGGGTCCATCTCTTACTCAACATCaaagaattcacactggagaaaaaccctataaatgtgatgaatgtgggaaagcctttagtCAGAGGACCCATCTTGTTcagcatcagagaattcatacggGTGAGAAACCATATACTTGCAACGAGTGTGGAAAAGCCTTTAGCCAGAGAGGCCATTTTATGGAACATCAGAAAATTCATACAGGAGAAAAGCCTTTTAAATGTGATGAATGTGATAAAACCTTTACCAGGAGCACACATCTTACTCAGCATCAGAAAATTCATACCGGGGAGAAGAcctataaatgtaatgaatgtggaaagGCCTTCAATGGTCCCTCAACATTTATCCGTCATCACATGATCCACACGGGTGAGAAACCATATGAGTGCAAcgagtgtgggaaagccttcagccaGCACTCAAACCTCACTCAACATCAGAAAACACACACGGGGGAGAAACCATATGACTGTGCCGAATGTGGAAAATCCTTCAGTTACTGGTCATCCCTTGCTCAACATCTGAaaattcatactggagaaaaacctTACAAATGCAATGAATGTGGAAAGGCCTTCAGTTACTGCTCCTCCCTTACTCAGCATCGGAGAATCCACACCAGAGAAAAGCCCTTcgagtgcagtgaatgtgggaaggcTTTCAGTTACCTCTCCAACCTTAATCAGCATCAGAAGACGCATACCCAGGAGAAAGCCTATGAATGTAAGGAGTGTGGAAAAGCCTTTATTCGGAGTTCATCTCTGGCTAAACATGAGAGAATTCATACAGGTGAGAAGCCCTATCAGTGTCATGAGTGTGGGAAAACCTTCAGTTATGGCTCCTCCCTTATTCAGCATAGGAAAATACACACTGGAGAGCGACCTTACaagtgtaatgaatgtgggagAGCCTTCAACCAAAACATACACCTCACACAACATAAGAGAATCCACACAGGAGCAAAGCCTTACGAGTGTGCCGAGTGTGGCAAAGCCTTCCGGCACTGTTCATCTCTTGCTCAACATCAAAAAACTCACACAGAAGAGAAACCCTACCAGTGTAATAAATGCGAAAAGGCTTTCAGCCAGAGCTCTCATCTGACACAGCATCAAcgaattcacactggagagaagccctataAGTGTAACGAATGTGACAAAGCTTTCAGCCGGAGCACACATCTGACTGAACATCAGAACACTCACACGGGGGAGAAACCTTACAACTGTAATGAATGCAGGAAGACTTTCAGCCAGAGCACATACCTCATTCAGCATCAGAGAATCCATTCAGGAGAGAAACCTTTTGGCTGTAATGATTGTGGAAAAGCGTTCAGATACCGGTCTGCTCTCAACAAACATCAGAGACTGCACCCTGGCATATGA
- the ZNF391 gene encoding zinc finger protein 391 isoform X2 — MLFQSLFPPISVDICLSEAAHWPQAKREVPGELARWKEAWTHGTWGTDWPCRPELWACTYPPVCAASSCRLRSRQPQAPRCLGPQSEVVVCGCSVNEPGAPGDRWPRGHHDQASFHHVAPAAPLCAFFTSKRLLSVNCTGWRKKELRVLSPHRVSLNKLNTTTTLHQDELHPKPWHPVTSGTRTGVSHSTRPLVFSIVGSPLEMRRPFTQVQKLHCCGRALPCILRSLLSAGFHISTVGAL; from the exons ATGCTCTTTCAATCTTTATTCCCCCCAATATCTGTTGATATCTGCCTAAGTGAG GCGGCACATTGGCCCCAGGCAAAGCGAGAGGTCCCTGGAGAATTAGCCAGGTGGAAGGAGGCCTGGACTCATGGCACCTGGGGGACTGATTGGCCTTGCCGCCCAGAGCTCTGGGCCTGCACTTACCCTCCAGTGTGTGCTGCAAGCTCCTGCAGGCTGAGATCACGTCAACCTCAAGCTCCACGGTGCCTGGGCCCCCAGTCTGAGGTTGTAGTATGTGGTTGTTCGGTAAATGAGCCAGGGGCTCCTGGAGATAGATGGCCTCGGGGACACCATGACCAAGCCTCATTCCATCACgtggcccctgcagcccctctgTGTGCATTCTTTACCAGCAAGAGGCTGCTCTCTGTGAACTGCACaggatggaggaagaaagagCTTAGAGTCTTATCCCCCCACCGGGTCTCCTTGAATAAGCTGAACACTACCACCACCCTCCACCAAGATGAGTTACATCCGAAACCCTGGCACCCAG TAACCAGTGGCACAAGGACGGGAGTCTCCCATTCCACACGGCCTCTAGTGTTTTCCATTGTGGGATCTCCTCTGGAAATGAGAAGACCCTTCACACAAGTCCAGAAACTTCATTGCTGTGGGAGGGCCTTGCCCTGTATCCTGAGatctctcctctctgctggtTTCCACATCTCTACAGTGGGAGCACTGTAA